One window of Klebsiella quasivariicola genomic DNA carries:
- a CDS encoding HlyD family secretion protein, translated as MQKPVSIFSVLIAILLLSGCDNKPDNILSGYSHGDFIYLSYSGSEKIERLLINKGDNVTTGQELVKIDSFDAQNILLRAEEKLSAESALLRNLESGERPEELDVIRSQIKKAQSAESQVKRQLGRYRKLYATHAISLAEWEDIRDELTQKGAQVEELINQLKARQLPARQDEISQQLSLVAAAKLERDKALWDVQQTTIVSPVNAQVFDIIYRPGERTSAGKPIISLLPPENIKVRFFIPEAMLGKFKVGAKVRLLCDGCAESIPGVINYISPEAEFTPPVIYSTKRREKLIFMAEAVPVPQQAERMKIGQPFDVEIIVNE; from the coding sequence ATGCAAAAGCCAGTGAGTATCTTTTCCGTTTTGATAGCAATACTGCTCCTGTCGGGGTGTGATAACAAACCAGATAACATTTTATCTGGTTATTCACATGGTGATTTTATTTATCTTTCATATTCAGGTAGCGAAAAAATAGAACGACTACTGATTAATAAGGGAGATAATGTCACAACAGGGCAGGAGTTAGTTAAGATTGATTCCTTCGATGCGCAGAACATTCTCCTGCGGGCTGAAGAAAAGCTTTCAGCAGAGAGTGCATTATTACGGAATTTAGAGTCGGGAGAACGGCCTGAAGAGCTGGATGTGATACGTTCGCAGATTAAAAAAGCACAATCGGCAGAATCCCAGGTCAAGCGCCAGCTTGGGCGATATCGTAAACTGTATGCCACTCATGCCATATCGCTAGCGGAATGGGAGGATATCAGGGATGAGTTAACGCAAAAAGGTGCACAGGTTGAAGAGCTGATTAATCAACTCAAGGCACGGCAGCTGCCTGCCCGTCAGGATGAGATTAGCCAACAGCTCTCACTGGTGGCTGCGGCAAAACTCGAACGTGATAAGGCGCTTTGGGATGTTCAGCAAACGACAATTGTTTCGCCGGTAAATGCCCAAGTCTTTGATATTATTTATCGTCCCGGGGAGCGGACCTCTGCCGGTAAACCAATCATCAGTCTGTTGCCACCTGAAAATATAAAAGTACGCTTTTTTATACCCGAAGCGATGCTCGGTAAATTTAAAGTCGGAGCCAAGGTAAGACTTTTATGCGATGGATGCGCGGAGTCCATCCCTGGCGTTATTAACTATATCAGTCCTGAAGCAGAATTTACCCCTCCGGTTATCTATAGTACGAAACGGCGTGAGAAGCTCATTTTTATGGCTGAGGCTGTCCCCGTCCCGCAACAGGCTGAGCGGATGAAAATCGGCCAACCGTTCGATGTGGAGATTATTGTGAATGAATAA
- a CDS encoding ABC transporter ATP-binding protein, whose amino-acid sequence MNNLCIDVKNLNKHFGEHHVVKDFSLQVEKGEIYGFLGPNGSGKTTSIRMMCGLITPDSGEGTCLGMDIFTQREKIKKNIGYMTQYFSMWGNLTIRENLLFISRLYSLDQRKVRVERALSELGLTSRQHQLAKELSGGWKQRMALAACMLHEPVLLFLDEPTAGVDPKARREFWQMLHQLSDRGISILVSTHYMDEAERCHKVAYLSYGRLLANGTIASIIASQNLITMRTSGADLTVLESQLQRLPDIEQTVIFGNQLYITSRDEEKLKSTLFAFTQQGYEFCKVDTNLEDAFTYLMKNDCEKI is encoded by the coding sequence ATGAATAATCTTTGTATTGATGTGAAAAATCTCAATAAGCATTTTGGCGAGCATCATGTCGTTAAGGATTTCTCTTTACAGGTAGAAAAAGGAGAAATTTATGGTTTCCTCGGCCCGAACGGTAGCGGAAAAACGACATCTATTCGGATGATGTGTGGTTTGATCACGCCAGATTCAGGAGAAGGCACCTGTCTGGGTATGGATATTTTTACTCAGCGGGAAAAAATAAAAAAAAATATAGGCTACATGACTCAGTATTTCTCGATGTGGGGAAATTTAACCATCCGGGAAAACTTACTCTTTATCTCCCGCTTGTATAGCCTCGACCAGCGTAAAGTCCGGGTTGAACGTGCGCTCTCAGAATTAGGTCTCACCTCCCGACAGCACCAGCTGGCTAAGGAGCTTTCTGGCGGCTGGAAGCAAAGAATGGCCCTTGCGGCTTGCATGTTGCATGAACCCGTTTTGTTGTTCCTTGATGAACCAACCGCTGGCGTGGATCCAAAGGCGCGACGGGAGTTTTGGCAAATGTTGCATCAGCTCTCTGACAGGGGGATCTCAATCCTGGTGAGCACGCATTATATGGATGAAGCTGAGCGTTGCCATAAGGTTGCCTATCTGTCTTATGGCCGACTGCTGGCGAATGGCACTATTGCGTCTATTATCGCGTCCCAGAATCTGATCACCATGCGAACCAGCGGTGCCGATCTGACGGTGCTTGAAAGCCAGCTACAGCGCTTGCCGGATATTGAGCAAACGGTGATTTTTGGCAACCAGCTTTATATTACCTCCAGAGATGAAGAGAAGTTAAAATCCACGCTTTTTGCATTTACGCAACAGGGTTATGAGTTCTGCAAGGTTGATACCAATCTGGAAGATGCATTTACCTACTTAATGAAAAATGATTGTGAAAAAATTTAA
- a CDS encoding ABC transporter permease — MKKFNLSFSFTRWIGVVIKEIHELRRDKVSISMVLLTPIFQLIILGYAINMDPHNLPTALLNYDTERMSQIFVTEAQNTGYFSMIPVDSEEAAQKAFVRGDVTFIVTIPEGFTRKMLRGEKPQLLIQGDAIDPITTGNALSALVQVAKSMFQHDLPGDMRVAQKEDDFELIIHRMFNPEGITQFNTIPGIMGSILSTTLILMTALSITRERENGALENLLVSPLSGLEVIIGKITPFVIIGLFQATLILIAAVLLFDIPLHGSVFLLFFVLLIYVFLCLSIGIGISGMAQNQLQALQMSSFYFIPSIMLSGFISPFISMPDWAKAIGSCLPLTYFIRLVKGIMLKGYSATALLPDLLPLIGLAVIVIGVGLKSYRKTLD; from the coding sequence GTGAAAAAATTTAATTTAAGTTTCTCCTTTACGCGCTGGATTGGCGTGGTTATTAAGGAAATCCACGAATTACGTCGTGATAAAGTTAGCATCAGTATGGTGCTTCTAACCCCTATTTTTCAGCTAATCATACTTGGCTATGCCATAAATATGGATCCGCATAATCTGCCGACCGCATTATTAAATTATGATACTGAAAGGATGAGTCAAATTTTTGTGACGGAAGCGCAAAATACAGGGTATTTTTCAATGATTCCTGTCGATTCAGAAGAGGCCGCTCAGAAGGCGTTTGTGCGGGGAGATGTCACCTTTATTGTGACGATCCCTGAGGGATTTACGCGCAAGATGCTGCGTGGAGAAAAACCTCAACTGTTAATTCAGGGTGATGCCATCGATCCGATCACTACGGGGAATGCCCTCAGCGCACTTGTGCAGGTGGCGAAATCGATGTTTCAACACGATTTACCGGGCGACATGCGTGTCGCGCAAAAGGAGGATGACTTTGAGCTTATTATCCATCGAATGTTCAACCCTGAGGGTATAACCCAGTTTAATACTATTCCCGGTATTATGGGGTCAATACTCAGTACGACGTTGATTCTAATGACCGCCTTGTCTATTACCCGTGAGCGAGAAAATGGTGCATTAGAGAATTTACTGGTCTCTCCGTTATCCGGTCTTGAGGTCATTATTGGTAAGATAACCCCTTTTGTTATCATTGGTCTTTTTCAGGCGACATTAATTCTGATTGCCGCCGTTTTGTTGTTCGATATACCTCTTCACGGAAGCGTTTTCCTGTTGTTTTTTGTTTTATTAATTTATGTTTTTCTTTGCCTGTCAATCGGCATTGGTATATCTGGCATGGCACAAAACCAGCTCCAGGCACTGCAAATGTCGTCATTTTATTTTATCCCTTCAATTATGCTGTCTGGTTTTATTAGCCCTTTTATTAGTATGCCCGACTGGGCAAAAGCCATTGGTTCCTGTTTGCCGCTGACCTACTTCATCCGCCTGGTTAAGGGCATTATGCTCAAAGGGTATTCTGCAACGGCATTATTACCCGATCTATTGCCGCTGATAGGCCTGGCGGTGATCGTCATCGGCGTGGGGTTGAAATCTTATCGTAAAACGCTGGACTGA
- the rph gene encoding ribonuclease PH codes for MRPAGRSANQVRPVTLTRNYTKHAEGSVLVEFGDTKVLCTASIDEGVPRFLKGQGQGWITAEYGMLPRSTHTRNAREAAKGKQGGRTMEIQRLIARALRAAVDLKALGEFTITLDCDVLQADGGTRTASITGACVALADALNKLVAAGKLKTNPMKGMVAAVSVGIVNGEAICDLEYIEDSAAETDMNVVMTEDGRIIEVQGTAEGEPFTHEELLTLLALARGGIESIITTQKAALEN; via the coding sequence ATGCGTCCAGCAGGCCGTAGCGCTAATCAGGTGCGTCCCGTCACCCTGACCCGTAATTACACAAAACACGCTGAAGGCTCCGTGCTGGTCGAATTCGGTGATACCAAAGTGCTCTGCACCGCCTCCATTGACGAAGGCGTTCCTCGCTTCCTTAAAGGCCAGGGCCAGGGCTGGATCACCGCCGAATATGGCATGCTGCCTCGTTCAACGCATACGCGTAACGCGCGTGAAGCCGCAAAAGGTAAGCAGGGCGGCCGGACGATGGAAATTCAGCGCCTGATCGCCCGCGCGCTGCGTGCGGCGGTTGATCTGAAAGCGCTGGGCGAATTCACCATCACTCTTGATTGCGATGTGCTGCAGGCCGATGGCGGTACCCGTACTGCGTCTATTACTGGTGCCTGCGTGGCGCTGGCCGACGCGTTGAATAAGCTGGTGGCCGCCGGCAAGCTGAAAACCAACCCGATGAAAGGGATGGTGGCTGCGGTCTCTGTTGGTATCGTGAATGGCGAAGCCATCTGCGATCTGGAGTACATCGAAGACTCCGCCGCGGAAACCGACATGAACGTGGTGATGACCGAAGATGGCCGCATTATTGAGGTACAGGGTACGGCAGAAGGCGAGCCGTTCACCCATGAAGAGCTCCTCACTCTCCTGGCGTTAGCCCGAGGGGGGATCGAGTCCATTATCACGACGCAGAAGGCGGCGTTAGAAAATTAA
- the pyrE gene encoding orotate phosphoribosyltransferase — MKPYQRQFIEFALSKQVLKFGEFTLKSGRKSPYFFNAGLFNTGRDLALLGRFYAEALVDSGIEFDLLFGPAYKGIPIATTTAVALAEHHDRDLPYCFNRKEAKTHGEGGNLVGSPLQGRVMLVDDVITAGTAIRESMEIIQAQGAQLAGVLISLDRQERGRGDISAIQEVEQDYGCQVISIVTLKELIAYLEEKPEMAEHLAAVRAYREAYGV, encoded by the coding sequence ATGAAGCCGTATCAGCGCCAGTTTATTGAGTTTGCGCTTAGCAAGCAGGTTCTTAAGTTTGGCGAGTTCACGCTGAAATCCGGGCGCAAGAGCCCCTATTTCTTCAACGCCGGCCTGTTTAACACCGGGCGCGATCTGGCTCTGCTGGGCCGTTTTTATGCCGAGGCGCTGGTGGATTCCGGGATTGAGTTCGACCTGCTGTTTGGCCCGGCCTATAAAGGTATTCCGATCGCCACCACCACCGCGGTAGCATTAGCCGAGCACCATGACCGCGATCTGCCTTACTGCTTTAACCGCAAAGAGGCAAAAACCCACGGCGAAGGCGGTAATCTGGTCGGTAGCCCGCTACAGGGTCGGGTGATGCTGGTGGATGATGTCATCACCGCCGGCACGGCGATCCGTGAATCAATGGAGATCATCCAGGCCCAGGGCGCGCAGCTGGCGGGTGTACTGATCTCTCTGGATCGTCAGGAACGCGGCCGCGGCGACATCTCTGCTATTCAGGAAGTGGAACAGGATTACGGCTGCCAGGTTATCTCGATTGTTACTCTGAAAGAGCTGATCGCTTACCTGGAAGAAAAACCGGAAATGGCGGAACACCTGGCGGCAGTTCGCGCCTATCGCGAAGCCTACGGCGTCTGA
- a CDS encoding SMP-30/gluconolactonase/LRE family protein has product MATSRRDLLKIGGLATASLLVSQKSFAAWAPSERYPDPRIVAVDDSFRRYMLASAKVERIASGFRWAEGPVWFGDMRMLLWSDIPNNAIMRWDEISGETSVFRYPANYSNGHARDRQGRLISCEHDTRRITRTEYDGSVTVLADSYQGKRLNSPNDIVVKSDGTIWFTDPPFGISGFYEGHKATPELPQNVYCLEPESRKLSVVLGDVKGPNGLCFSPDEKTLYVVESRATPNRLILAWDVEGNTLKNKRVYLDCGNGTADGIACDADGNLWCGWGSGNEELDGVRIFNPQGKHIGTIQLPERCANLCFGGEQRNRLFMASSTSIYSLYVNAQGAKLV; this is encoded by the coding sequence ATGGCGACGTCACGGCGGGATTTATTGAAGATAGGCGGGTTGGCAACCGCATCGCTACTAGTCAGTCAAAAAAGCTTCGCAGCATGGGCCCCTTCTGAACGCTATCCTGACCCACGCATCGTGGCCGTCGATGACAGCTTTCGTCGCTATATGCTTGCCAGCGCAAAGGTTGAACGCATCGCCAGCGGCTTCCGTTGGGCGGAAGGCCCGGTCTGGTTCGGCGACATGCGAATGCTGCTGTGGAGCGACATTCCGAATAACGCCATCATGCGCTGGGATGAAATCAGTGGAGAAACCAGCGTCTTTCGCTACCCGGCCAACTATAGCAATGGCCATGCCCGCGACAGACAGGGGCGCTTAATCAGTTGCGAGCACGACACCCGCCGCATTACGCGTACCGAATACGACGGATCTGTCACCGTACTGGCCGATAGCTACCAGGGTAAGCGCCTCAATTCCCCAAACGATATCGTTGTGAAGTCAGACGGTACCATCTGGTTTACCGACCCGCCATTTGGCATCAGCGGCTTTTACGAAGGCCACAAAGCAACCCCAGAATTGCCGCAAAACGTCTATTGCCTGGAGCCGGAAAGCCGCAAACTAAGCGTGGTCCTGGGCGACGTAAAAGGGCCAAATGGTTTGTGTTTCTCGCCGGACGAAAAGACCCTGTACGTGGTGGAAAGCCGGGCGACACCGAACCGCTTAATTCTGGCGTGGGACGTGGAAGGCAATACGCTGAAAAATAAACGGGTGTATCTCGACTGTGGCAACGGTACCGCCGATGGGATCGCCTGCGACGCAGACGGCAATCTGTGGTGCGGATGGGGAAGCGGAAACGAAGAACTCGACGGCGTGCGGATCTTTAACCCTCAGGGTAAGCATATCGGCACCATTCAACTGCCGGAGCGCTGCGCGAACTTGTGCTTTGGCGGCGAACAGCGCAATCGGCTGTTTATGGCGTCCAGTACGTCAATCTATTCGCTGTACGTCAATGCGCAGGGCGCTAAGCTGGTATAA
- the slmA gene encoding nucleoid occlusion factor SlmA: protein MAEKQTAKRNRREEILQSLALMLESSDGSQRITTAKLAASVGVSEAALYRHFPSKTRMFDSLIEFIEDSLITRINLILKDEKDTTARLRLIVLLILGFGERNPGLTRILTGHALMFEQDRLQGRINQLFERIEVQLRQVMREKKMREGEGYTLDETLLASQLLAFCEGMLSRFVRSEFKYRPTDDFDARWPLVAAQLQ from the coding sequence ATGGCAGAAAAGCAAACTGCGAAACGGAATCGTCGCGAAGAAATACTTCAATCTCTGGCGCTAATGCTGGAATCCAGCGATGGTAGCCAACGTATTACCACCGCGAAACTGGCGGCTTCCGTCGGCGTCTCCGAAGCCGCGCTGTATCGCCATTTTCCCAGCAAAACCCGCATGTTTGACAGCCTGATCGAGTTCATTGAAGACAGTCTGATTACGCGCATCAATTTGATTTTGAAAGATGAAAAGGACACCACCGCGCGCCTGCGCCTGATCGTCCTGCTGATTCTTGGGTTTGGCGAGCGTAATCCTGGGCTGACGCGTATCCTTACCGGGCACGCGCTGATGTTCGAACAGGACCGGCTTCAGGGCCGCATCAACCAGCTTTTTGAACGCATCGAAGTGCAGCTACGCCAGGTGATGCGCGAGAAAAAAATGCGCGAAGGCGAAGGCTACACCCTCGACGAAACCCTGCTGGCCAGCCAGCTGCTGGCCTTCTGCGAGGGCATGCTGTCGCGCTTTGTGCGCAGCGAGTTCAAATATCGTCCGACGGATGATTTCGACGCCCGCTGGCCGCTGGTCGCCGCACAGCTTCAGTAA
- the dut gene encoding dUTP diphosphatase — protein sequence MMKKIDVKILDPRVGQQFPLPTYATSGSAGLDLRACLDDAVELAPGATTLLPTGLAIHIADPSLAAVILPRSGLGHKHGVVLGNLVGLIDSDYQGQLMVSVWNRGQQSFVIEPGERIAQMVFVPVVQAEFNLVESFDATDRGEGGFGHSGRK from the coding sequence ATGATGAAAAAAATCGACGTTAAGATTCTGGACCCGCGTGTCGGCCAGCAATTTCCGCTGCCGACCTATGCCACCTCCGGCTCCGCCGGACTTGACCTGCGAGCCTGTCTTGACGACGCCGTAGAGCTGGCGCCGGGTGCAACCACGTTGTTGCCGACCGGCCTGGCAATTCATATCGCCGATCCCTCTCTGGCGGCGGTGATCCTGCCACGTTCCGGCCTCGGTCATAAGCATGGGGTGGTACTGGGTAACCTGGTGGGCCTCATCGACTCCGATTATCAGGGACAACTGATGGTGTCCGTCTGGAACCGCGGTCAGCAGAGTTTTGTTATCGAGCCGGGCGAACGTATCGCACAGATGGTCTTTGTGCCGGTCGTTCAGGCAGAATTTAACCTGGTGGAATCCTTCGATGCCACCGACCGCGGCGAAGGCGGCTTCGGTCACTCAGGGCGTAAATAA
- the coaBC gene encoding bifunctional phosphopantothenoylcysteine decarboxylase/phosphopantothenate--cysteine ligase CoaBC, whose product MTLAGKKIVLGVSGGIAAYKTPELVRRLRERGAEVRVAMTEAAKAFITPLSLQAVSGYPVSDSLLDPAAEAAMGHIELGKWADLVILAPATADLIARVAAGMANDLVSTICLATPSPVAVVPAMNQQMYRAQATQHNLQTLASRGLLLWGPDSGSQACGDVGPGRMLDPLTIVDMAAQHFASPVKDLQHLNLMITAGPTREPLDPVRYITNHSSGKMGFAIAAAAAQRGANVTLISGPVSLPTPPFVQRIDVTTALEMEAAVQAGAQQQHIFIGCAAVADYRAAVIAEDKIKKQGDELTIKMVKNPDIVAGVAALKSHRPYVVGFAAETNNVEEYARQKRARKNLDLICANDVSQPNQGFNSDSNALHLFWQDGEKRLPLERKELLGQLLLDEIVTRYDEKNRR is encoded by the coding sequence ATGACTCTGGCGGGTAAAAAAATCGTCCTGGGCGTCAGCGGCGGCATCGCGGCGTATAAAACCCCGGAACTGGTGCGCCGACTGCGTGAACGCGGCGCGGAGGTGCGTGTCGCGATGACAGAGGCGGCAAAAGCGTTCATTACCCCACTCAGCCTGCAGGCGGTATCCGGCTATCCGGTTTCCGACAGCCTGCTCGATCCAGCGGCGGAAGCGGCAATGGGGCATATTGAGCTCGGGAAATGGGCCGACCTGGTGATCCTTGCTCCGGCGACCGCCGATTTAATCGCTCGCGTGGCGGCTGGCATGGCCAACGATCTGGTGTCGACGATCTGTCTCGCCACGCCTTCTCCGGTTGCCGTGGTGCCCGCCATGAACCAGCAGATGTATCGCGCGCAGGCCACCCAGCATAATCTGCAGACGCTCGCTTCCCGCGGGCTGCTGCTGTGGGGACCGGACAGCGGTAGTCAGGCCTGCGGTGACGTCGGCCCGGGGAGAATGCTCGATCCGTTAACTATCGTAGACATGGCCGCGCAACATTTCGCCTCCCCTGTCAAAGATTTGCAACATCTCAACCTCATGATTACCGCGGGCCCGACCCGTGAGCCGTTGGATCCGGTGCGCTATATCACCAACCACAGCTCTGGCAAGATGGGCTTCGCGATTGCCGCGGCCGCCGCCCAGCGCGGCGCGAACGTGACCCTGATCAGCGGCCCGGTATCGCTACCAACACCGCCGTTTGTGCAGCGCATTGATGTCACTACCGCGCTGGAGATGGAAGCGGCCGTCCAGGCTGGCGCTCAGCAGCAGCACATTTTTATTGGCTGCGCCGCGGTGGCGGATTACCGCGCGGCTGTCATCGCCGAAGATAAAATAAAAAAACAAGGTGATGAATTAACAATAAAAATGGTTAAAAACCCGGATATCGTGGCCGGGGTCGCGGCGCTAAAATCGCATCGCCCCTATGTCGTTGGGTTTGCCGCCGAAACGAATAATGTGGAAGAATATGCGCGGCAAAAACGTGCCCGCAAAAACCTCGACCTGATTTGTGCCAACGATGTTTCCCAGCCTAATCAGGGATTTAATAGCGATAGCAACGCATTACACCTTTTCTGGCAGGATGGAGAAAAGCGCTTACCACTTGAGCGCAAGGAACTCCTGGGCCAATTATTACTCGACGAGATCGTGACCCGTTATGATGAAAAAAATCGACGTTAA
- the radC gene encoding RadC family protein, with product MDGMENLMPREKMLQYGIETLTDVELLALFLRIGTRHQDVLSYAQALLQRFGSLYALLSADKAQLVAVDGLGLAKYAQLKGIAELARRYFSSQLVEEAALISPSMTREFLQSQLTEEEREIFMVIFLDNQNRVLKHSRLFSGTLSHVEVHPREIVREAIKVNAAAVILAHNHPSGSPEPSQADRLITERVVKSCRFMEIRVLDHLVIGRGAYVSFAERGWI from the coding sequence ATGGACGGAATGGAAAATCTGATGCCACGGGAGAAGATGTTGCAGTACGGCATCGAAACGCTAACGGATGTTGAGCTGCTGGCACTGTTTCTGCGCATCGGCACACGTCATCAGGATGTACTGAGTTATGCCCAGGCGTTACTGCAGCGTTTTGGTTCGCTTTACGCCCTGCTTTCCGCTGATAAAGCGCAACTGGTTGCTGTAGACGGACTAGGGCTGGCGAAATATGCGCAACTGAAGGGGATTGCCGAACTGGCGCGACGCTATTTTAGCTCGCAACTGGTCGAGGAAGCTGCGCTGATCTCTCCCTCGATGACGCGAGAGTTTTTGCAAAGCCAGCTGACGGAAGAGGAGCGGGAGATCTTTATGGTGATCTTTTTAGATAATCAGAACCGGGTGTTGAAACATAGTCGACTTTTTTCTGGTACTCTTAGCCACGTTGAGGTGCATCCGCGAGAAATTGTACGCGAAGCCATCAAAGTGAACGCCGCCGCCGTGATCCTTGCGCATAATCACCCCTCCGGTAGTCCGGAGCCGAGCCAGGCTGACAGGCTGATTACCGAAAGAGTGGTAAAATCTTGTCGATTCATGGAGATACGTGTGCTTGACCATCTGGTTATCGGCCGCGGTGCGTATGTATCTTTTGCCGAACGCGGCTGGATTTAG
- the rpmB gene encoding 50S ribosomal protein L28: MSRVCQVTGKRPVTGNNRSHALNATKRRFLPNLHSHRFWVESEKRFVTLRVSAKGMRVIDKKGIDTVLSELRARGEKY, from the coding sequence ATGTCCCGAGTCTGCCAAGTTACTGGCAAGCGTCCGGTGACCGGTAACAACCGTTCCCACGCACTGAACGCGACTAAACGCCGTTTCCTGCCGAACCTGCACTCTCACCGTTTCTGGGTTGAGAGCGAGAAGCGTTTTGTCACCCTGCGCGTATCTGCTAAAGGTATGCGTGTAATCGATAAGAAAGGCATCGATACAGTTCTGTCTGAACTGCGTGCCCGTGGCGAAAAGTACTAA
- the rpmG gene encoding 50S ribosomal protein L33, translating into MAKGIREKIKLVSSAGTGHFYTTTKNKRTKPEKMELKKYDPVVRQHVIYKEAKIK; encoded by the coding sequence ATGGCTAAAGGTATTCGTGAGAAAATCAAGCTGGTTTCTTCCGCTGGTACTGGTCACTTCTACACCACCACGAAGAACAAGCGTACCAAACCGGAAAAAATGGAACTGAAAAAGTACGATCCGGTTGTACGTCAGCACGTTATCTACAAAGAAGCTAAAATTAAATAA
- a CDS encoding vWA domain-containing protein encodes MASFIPDVSFIDNSEQRTPLILVLDCSGSMQGQPMAQLNQGLKLLEEELKQDVIAAKRVRLLVVKYGGYDECELYGDWCDAMDFTAPVLEANGLTPTGQAVSLALDEIEAEKQRLKAAGVPYTRPWLFLMSDGEPTDNWQAAAQACRDAQAANKVAVFPISVGLEATESMGQFSRSGINGVKQLKGLQFRELFLWLSASMQVVSQSTPGGKAQLPPTDSWSEISV; translated from the coding sequence ATGGCCTCTTTTATTCCAGATGTTTCATTTATTGATAATAGCGAACAGCGCACACCATTAATTTTAGTCCTCGATTGCTCAGGCAGCATGCAGGGCCAGCCAATGGCCCAGCTGAATCAGGGGCTAAAGCTGCTGGAAGAGGAACTTAAGCAGGATGTGATCGCCGCGAAGCGCGTTCGGCTGCTGGTGGTCAAATATGGCGGCTATGATGAATGCGAGCTGTACGGCGACTGGTGTGATGCGATGGACTTCACCGCTCCGGTGCTTGAGGCCAATGGCCTGACGCCCACCGGGCAGGCTGTTAGCCTGGCGCTGGACGAAATTGAAGCTGAAAAGCAGCGCCTGAAAGCGGCTGGCGTCCCCTATACCCGGCCGTGGCTGTTTTTAATGTCGGATGGCGAACCTACGGACAACTGGCAGGCGGCTGCACAGGCGTGCCGTGATGCGCAGGCGGCGAACAAAGTCGCTGTGTTTCCGATTAGCGTAGGACTCGAAGCAACAGAGTCGATGGGGCAGTTCAGCCGTAGCGGTATTAACGGTGTGAAGCAGTTGAAGGGATTACAGTTCCGCGAGCTATTCCTCTGGCTCAGCGCCAGTATGCAGGTGGTGTCGCAGTCGACACCGGGCGGTAAAGCGCAGCTGCCGCCGACGGATAGCTGGTCAGAAATTTCGGTCTGA
- a CDS encoding PP2C family serine/threonine-protein phosphatase, which yields MGSSHRQNQLPCQDAFCYRNLGDRLVAVVCDGAGSAAYSEQGAAMVAHDLANRLATFTTAPDEKQLVALVGSVRETVLLQAQAQDISPGDFACTVLAAWLGETASVIVHIGDGAAALSLGAEQHLSLPENGEYANQTWFLTSDDWREHLHISPFSGRATRLVMMTDGVQPFALNRRGDALFSPFIDPVLRYIQQSSEAEGSEALCATLDDPRTWAITGDDKTLLVALRHEA from the coding sequence ATGGGGAGCAGCCACCGACAAAATCAACTTCCCTGCCAGGATGCCTTTTGCTACCGCAATTTGGGCGATCGGCTTGTCGCCGTTGTCTGTGATGGGGCGGGCTCTGCCGCGTATAGCGAGCAGGGCGCAGCCATGGTCGCGCATGATCTGGCTAATCGACTGGCGACGTTCACCACTGCACCGGATGAAAAGCAGCTGGTGGCGCTGGTCGGGAGCGTGCGTGAGACTGTTCTGTTACAGGCGCAGGCACAGGATATTTCCCCGGGCGATTTTGCCTGTACTGTTCTGGCCGCGTGGCTGGGCGAGACTGCCTCTGTGATAGTGCATATTGGCGATGGCGCTGCGGCGTTAAGCCTGGGTGCCGAACAGCACTTATCCCTGCCCGAAAACGGCGAATACGCTAACCAGACCTGGTTCCTGACCAGCGACGACTGGCGGGAGCATTTACATATCAGCCCGTTTTCTGGCAGAGCCACGCGGTTGGTAATGATGACTGACGGCGTGCAGCCGTTTGCGCTCAACCGGCGTGGGGATGCGCTGTTCTCTCCGTTTATCGATCCGGTTTTGCGTTATATACAACAGTCTTCAGAGGCAGAGGGAAGCGAAGCGCTGTGCGCCACGCTGGATGACCCGCGTACCTGGGCGATAACCGGTGATGACAAGACACTTCTGGTAGCCCTGCGTCATGAAGCATAA